CCGTCGGCTGGGCGCGTTGCAGACCCGGGCCGTCACCCCCTCCGGGCTGGACGGTCCGGGGCAGTTCACCAGCGCGTACGACCTGGCACTGATCGCCCGGGCCTGTTTCGCCGACCCGACGTTCGGCCGCTACGCGTTGACCGAGCGGACCCAGATCCCGGCCCAGCCGGCGCTGAAGAAGGGCGGGTTCCAGATCCAGAACGAGAACCAGTTGATCTACCGCTATCCGGGGGCGCTCGGCGGCAAGACCGGTTTCACCGAGCTGGCCCGGCACAGCTACGTCGGCGCCGCCCAGCGTGGCGGCCGGCGGCTGGTGGTCACGCTGCTCGGCGCCGAGGCCCGGCCGGTACGCGGCTGGCAGCAGGGCGCGCAGCTGCTCGACTGGGGGTTCGGGCTGCCCCGGGACGCCTCCGTCGGCCGGCTCGTCGCACCGGGCGAGCTGGAGGCCGCGACGCCGGGGCCGGCGGAGAAGGCCGCCCCGGCCGCCGCCACCCCCCACCCCACGACCGAGCCGTGGCGGGGCCCGGCCGGGACCGCGCTGCGCCGGATGGCCGACGGGGACTGGCAACTCATCGTGCCCGCCGCCGGGCTCCTGGCCCTCGCCGTCGGCGGCGTGGTGGCGGTGCTCGCCGCCCGGCGGGGCCGGTCCCGCCGGCCCGGCCGTCGCCGCGCCTGACCGGCCCTCGGCCCGGCGCACGGTCCGGGCCGTGGCCGCGCCTGACCGGCCCTGGGTCCGGCGCACGGTCCGGTCACCGATCGGGGCCCGCCCGCGTGGACGCCCCCGGGGTGGGTATGCGCCGCGCATGGCGCACCCGGGACGCATCGTGGTGGTCTCCGCGGACATCGGCGCCGGACACGACCGGGCCGCCGACGAGCTGGCGGA
The genomic region above belongs to Micromonospora sp. WMMD1128 and contains:
- a CDS encoding serine hydrolase; protein product: MRARVLAAVPAVTLLVAAAPAPAAPAPAASAAPAPAASAAPAPAATAPAATAPCPRLPAPKVSRPPRPIPPASVPEQQVVGGAALAGPGLVTPPGSPAPPAVTATSWLVADLDSGAVLGGCGPHAYGTPASTQKLLLAATMLGRLDPKQVAVATRADLDIEPGSSAVGLLVGGRYPVETLWLGLLLQSGNDAANMLARLGAGSARAGVAEMNAEARRLGALQTRAVTPSGLDGPGQFTSAYDLALIARACFADPTFGRYALTERTQIPAQPALKKGGFQIQNENQLIYRYPGALGGKTGFTELARHSYVGAAQRGGRRLVVTLLGAEARPVRGWQQGAQLLDWGFGLPRDASVGRLVAPGELEAATPGPAEKAAPAAATPHPTTEPWRGPAGTALRRMADGDWQLIVPAAGLLALAVGGVVAVLAARRGRSRRPGRRRA